The nucleotide window CACCGCGGAGGGCGGCGCGCCGATCACCGCCAGGTACGTCGTCACCAGCGCCACGGTGGCCGCCACGGCGTGGCTCCGCCTCAACCGCGCGGCGCGCGCCAGCAGGAGGAGCACCGCGCCGATCAGCGCGACGTGGCTCCCGCTGATCGCCAGCAGGTGCACCAGCCCGCTGCGCGCGAACCGGTCGGCGAGTCCGCGGTCCAGCGTCTCGCGGCGACCGAGCAGGAGCGCATCCGCGAGCGGCGCGTTGCGGGGAAAGAGGCGGATGATGCTCCGCTCCGTGCGTCCGCGCAGCGTCAGGAGCGGGTGTGCGGACAGGCTCGGCGGCGCCACGACCGCCGCCTTCCCCGCGAAGATGAAGCCCTTGTACGACGGATCGGCGGGCCACGCGCTGGGCGTGACGGGCCGTGGCATCCGCCACCACGCGCCGTCCACGCGGAGCTCGGTGCCCGCCAACATTGCTGGAGTGCCGCGCGGCAGGCGAACACGTGCCTCCACACGGCAGTTGGGTATCGCGCCGCCTTTCGCTTGCGCCCCCTCCAGGATCAGCGGAAGGAGCGGGATGCGGCCATCCGGCGCGGGGACGAGGTTGGCGCCCAGCACGCCGCGGACGTGGAGAGTGGCCCCATCCGCCAGCACCGCTCGGCAGTCCCGCTCCGCATCGATACGCGCCGCCGCTCCCTGCCCTGCCCCGGCGCAGACGAGGGCGCCCAGAATCACGTGCAGCACGTGCCGAGGAGGCACGCTGCCCACCCCAAGCCGCGGAGCGACGAACATCGCGAGCACTCCTACGACCGCAACCAGCGCCGCCCCCGGCGCTATCGCGGAGATGCGCAGACCCGCCAGCACCCCGGCGAGGTACGCCAGGAATGCGAGGACGATCGGCGGTCGGAAGTGCGCCATCGGACGGGGTGGCGGGGGCGGTTGGAAGCAACGCCGCCAACATGTGCGCAACGACTCGCCAGCGCAAGTAAGTCGTTGCAAATGCGCTATTTACGGAGCCACCATCCGTACGCGCTTGTATGCCCGGTGGCGCAGCGGTGCCGCCAGCGCTCGGCTGTGGCGTGATCGGGGAGCATTGGCGCGGCCGTTGCACGCCGATGGGGAAACGCGATGGGAGAGTGGAACCAGGGGAGGTGCAGGATGCTCAAGCACACCGGGAGTGCGCTGGTGCTGGCGGCGCTGGTGGCGTCGGCCGCATGCGACGGCGGGAACGTGTTCGGGAGCACGCGGGTGCCCTCGGACGGCAGCGGGGCGACGAACGGGACGATCACGGGGCAGGTGCAGGCGGGGGGGAGCGGCGTCGGCGGGGTCACCGTGCTGCTCGGGACGCAGGACTCCACCGTCACCAGCACGACGGGGACGTATACCTTCAACGACCTCGCGGCGTCCACGTACAACCTGGCGGTCCGGGTGCCGCTGGGGTACGCCCCGGCCGCCGGCGAGACGGGGCAGCGCACCGTCGCCATTCCCACGACCGGGGGCACGGTGAACGTGACCTTTGCGCTGCAGCGGACGACGACGGGCGCGTTTTAGGGGCGGGCACCGCGGCCGCATCACCGGGGGCTGAAGCCCCCGGCTGGAACCACGGGAAGACCGCTGAAGCGGTCTTGCGATCCGCACCTGGAAAACGAAACCCGCGCTCCCAACAGGAAGCGCGGATCGTCGTATGTCCCGGTAGGGCGGGCGTTTACGCGACCTGCTCCAGGACGGCGAGCTCGGCGTTGAAGGTGGCGCCGGTGGTGCTCGTCAACGTCACGTCGACGAAGCTGCCGATCAGGTCCGGGGTGCCTTCCAGGTTCACCGTCTTGTTGCTCTCGGTGCGTCCCTGCACGCCGCCGCGGCGCCCTTCCTTCTCCACCAGCACCTCCACCGTGCGGCCGAGCCAGCTCTGGTTCACCTCCAGCATGATCTGGCGCTGCATGTTGATCAGCTTCAGGAGGCGCTCCTGCCCCTCCACCTCTGGGACGAACTGGTCGGGCGGGAGGCGGGTGGCCGGCGTGCCGTCGCGCGGGGAGTAGCGGTACATGTACGCCTCGTCGAAGCGCACGTCGCGCATCAGCTTGAGCGTCTCCTCGTACTCCTCCTCCGTCTCACCGGGGAAGGCGACGATGACGTCGGTCGAGAGCGCGATCCCGGGAATCGCCTCGCGCACCCACTCCACCTTTTCGAGGTACTCCTCCACCGTGTAGCGGCGGAGCATGCGCTTGAGGGTGCGGTTGCTCCCGCTCTGCACCGGCAGGTGGAGCTGCTCGCACACCTCGGGCTCGGTGGCCATCACCTCCACCAGCTCGCGGGTGAAGTCGTTTGGGTGCGGCGAGGTGAAGCGGACGCGGCGGATGCCGTCGACCCGCGCGACCTCGCGCAGCAGGCGCGGAAAGTTCCAGTCGCCGTGCTCGTACGAGTTCACCGTCTGTCCCAGCAGCACGACCTCGGGGACGCCCTGGTCCGCCAGCGCGCGCACCTCGTCCAGGATGGCGCGCGGGTCTCGGTTCTTCTCGTCGCCGCGCACGTAGGGGACGATGCAGTAGGTGCAGCGGTAGTTGCACCCGCGCTGGATGGGCACCCACGCGGAGACGGCGGAGGCGCGCCTGGCGGTGACGCCTTCGTAGTTCTCGTGCGGGTCGAACCCCAGCACCGTGAGGCCGCCACGCGCCGGCGCGGGGGTCATTTGCGGCAGCGTGAGGAGCGTCGGCTTCGACTCCAGCGCGCCGAGTGCGGCCAGCTTCTCGGGGAGCTGGCGGTAGGAGTCGGGCCCCATCACCAGGTCCACCCCGCCGGCGCGGCCCAGGAGCGACTCGCCCATGCGCTGCGCCATGCACCCCGTGACGCCCACCAGCGCGCCGCGCCGCCGCTGCTCCTGGAGCTGGCCCACGCGCCCGATGACGCGCTTCTCCGCGTGGTCGCGGATGGCGCAGGTGTTCACCAGGATGACGTCGGCGTCTTCCGCCGAGTCGGTCGCGACGTAGCCGCTCTCCGCCAGGATCCCGTGCATCAGCTCGGAATCGGCGGTGTTCATCTGGCAGCCGTACGTCTCGATGTACGCTCGCTTCATGGCCGGGGACTTCAGGGGACGCTGGAGGGGACGGAGGCTTGGGTACACCGGTGCGGCGCGCGGGTTCAGGGAAAAGCATCACACAGAGGGCGCAGAGGGAACTACAAGGCGCAGAGAACCCCCTTTGTGGCTCTTTCTGTCCCCCTCTGCGGCTCTGTGTGAGACCGCAGTTCCGTTTACACCCGAACCCAGTCCGCGTACAGCGGAAACCGGTCGCACATCTCGCGGATCTCGCCGCGGACTGTGTTGGACACCGCCTCGTCGTCGGGGGCGGTGACGACGCGGTCGATGAGGAGGGCGATGGCGCGCATCTCGTCGGGACCGAGGCCGCGGGTGGTGAGCGCGGGGGTGCCGATGCGGATGCCCGAAGTCACGAACGGCGACTCCGTCTCTCCGGGCACGGTGTTCTTGTTGACGGTGATCCCAGCGCGATCCAGCGCCTTCTCGGCCACCTTGCCCGTGACGCCCTTGCTGCGCAGGTCGACCAGGACCAGGTGGTTGTCCGTGCCGCCGGAGACCAGGGTGAAACCGCGCTCCATGAGACCCTCCGCCAGCGCCTGCGCGTTCTCGATCACGCGGCCGCTGTAGGCGGAGAAGTCCCGCTGAAGCGCCTCACCGAACGCGACGGCCTTGGCGGCGATGACGTGCATCAGCGGGCCGCCCTGCACGCCGGGGAAGATCTGCTTGTCGATCGCCTTGGCGTACTCGGCGCGCGACAGGATCAGGCCGCCGCGGGGGCCGCGCAGCGTCTTGTGCGTCGTCGAGGTCACCACGTCCGCGAAAGGAACGGGGGACGGGTGGTGCCCCGTCGCCACCAGCCCGGCGATGTGCGCCATGTCCACGAACAGCTTGGCGCCGCTCTCGCGCGCGATCTCGCCCATCACCTCGAAGTCGATCTGCCGCGGGTACGCGCTGGCGCCTGCGACGATCACCCTGGGCTGCACCTGCATCGCCTGGTCGCGCAGGGCGGAGTAGTCGATGCGGTGGTCGTCCGGCCGCACGCCGTACGCGGCCACGTTGTACAGCCGCCCGCTGAAGTTGACCGGCGAGCCGTGCGTCAGGTGCCCGCCCTCGGAGAGGTTCATCCCGAGTAGGGTGTCGCCGGGCTCCATCAGCGCGAAGTAGACGGCCATGTTCGCCTGAGCGCCGCTGTGCGGCTGCACGTTGGCGTGCTCGGCTCCGAAGAGGCGGAGGAGGCGCTCCTGCGCCAGCCGCTCCACCTCGTCCACCACCTCGCACCCGCCGTAGTAGCGCTTGCCGGGATAGCCTTCGGCGTACTTGTTGGTGAGCACCGAACCCATCGCCTCCAGCACCGCCCGGGAGACGAAGTTCTCCGAGGCGATCATCTCCAGCTGGTGCTCCTGCCGGGCGGCCTCTTCGCCGATCAGGCGGTGGATGTCCGGATCTGCGGCCCTCAGCGCGTCTTGCATGTCTGTCTCCGTGCGGCGGCGGTCGTTCGGAAGCGCGGGAAGTTAGCGCGTTGGCCGCCGCGGGTCGAGAGCGGCTCAGGGCGAGATGACGTCCAGCCAGGGGAAGTAGCTTCTGTACCGGCGCGTATCGCGCGTGAGGAGACGCATCTGGTGAACCGATGCGTGCGCGCCGATGTAGAAGTCGGGCAGCGGCGACCGGCGCTCCCCGCCGCGTCTGCGATACGCGAGATAGCTTTTCCCGGCCAGGAAGGCGGCCTCCCACGGGAGCGCATCCCTGCGGAACCTCCAGGTCGGGAGCGCTTCCTCTACCTCTTCCACCCTGACGAACTTCACCGACACCTCCGCATAGATCACCGGGTTGATCACCAACTCCGACTCCGCTTCGAGGCGCTGAAGCGCCTCCGTGGACCAGCCGCTCCAAGCGGGGTCCTCCAGCAGGAAATCCAGGAGCACGTTGCTGTCGACCAGAACGGCGCTCACTCTTCACCCCGCGTGAGCGCCATCACTTCGTCGGTGCTCATGCCCCCCTTGAATCGGCCCCGCATCTGCTTGAAGTACAAGTGCGCATCCGCAGGTTTCTCCCGGACCTTGCGCACCAGCACACCGTCGTCCATCACGGTGAGTTCCACCTCGGTGTCCGGCAGCAACCCTATCTGGTCGAGCATGTGCTGCGGAATCGTCACCTGTCCGTCCGTGCCGATCTTCATCGCTCTGGCCCCTGGTGGTTGTGAAGACACGCAAGGAGTTTAGCTAGCTTTTCCCGCAGGTCAACGACTCGCCGAAAGGTCGTATTCGCGATGGCTGAACAGTACCGGCACCGCTCATTGGGGTCGCTCGGCTCACGATTTGCGAGCGAGCGTCGTACCAGTTTGCAGAGAGCAGACGAGACTGCTCCGCCATTAGCCACATCGCTGGAGGATCCACGAGATGATCGCTGTCTGCCGCCCGATCACGGTCGCCATGGTTTCGTGCGCGCTGCTCGCCGGGTGCGCGGAGACGTACCGCGCGACGGGTCTGAGGCCCGAGGGGCATCGGGGGAACGTGTCGCGGGGCAACGCGCGAGGCGCCGAGAAGGCCAAGGAGAAGTCGAACAACGGGCGGAAGCGCGGGCACGACGGGCAGCGCGGACGCGGAAACGGGCGCGGCAACAACGAGTAGCACGCGCCCGGAGCACCGAAGCGGGCGGCGGAGGTCCGGATCTCCGCCGCCCGTTTTTCTTGCTGCGCGACTTCGCGGACGCGCCTACGCGACGGCGGGAGGTGCGCCGGGCTCCGCGTCGTCCATCCTGCCCGCGAGAAATTCTACGTCGAAGCCTTCCTGCCGGATGCGCAGGTCGTAGTACAGGATCGTCGTCACCACGCCGATGAACGGATAGATGAGGCAGAGCACCAC belongs to Longimicrobium sp. and includes:
- a CDS encoding SdrD B-like domain-containing protein, coding for MLKHTGSALVLAALVASAACDGGNVFGSTRVPSDGSGATNGTITGQVQAGGSGVGGVTVLLGTQDSTVTSTTGTYTFNDLAASTYNLAVRVPLGYAPAAGETGQRTVAIPTTGGTVNVTFALQRTTTGAF
- the miaB gene encoding tRNA (N6-isopentenyl adenosine(37)-C2)-methylthiotransferase MiaB, whose product is MKRAYIETYGCQMNTADSELMHGILAESGYVATDSAEDADVILVNTCAIRDHAEKRVIGRVGQLQEQRRRGALVGVTGCMAQRMGESLLGRAGGVDLVMGPDSYRQLPEKLAALGALESKPTLLTLPQMTPAPARGGLTVLGFDPHENYEGVTARRASAVSAWVPIQRGCNYRCTYCIVPYVRGDEKNRDPRAILDEVRALADQGVPEVVLLGQTVNSYEHGDWNFPRLLREVARVDGIRRVRFTSPHPNDFTRELVEVMATEPEVCEQLHLPVQSGSNRTLKRMLRRYTVEEYLEKVEWVREAIPGIALSTDVIVAFPGETEEEYEETLKLMRDVRFDEAYMYRYSPRDGTPATRLPPDQFVPEVEGQERLLKLINMQRQIMLEVNQSWLGRTVEVLVEKEGRRGGVQGRTESNKTVNLEGTPDLIGSFVDVTLTSTTGATFNAELAVLEQVA
- the glyA gene encoding serine hydroxymethyltransferase — translated: MQDALRAADPDIHRLIGEEAARQEHQLEMIASENFVSRAVLEAMGSVLTNKYAEGYPGKRYYGGCEVVDEVERLAQERLLRLFGAEHANVQPHSGAQANMAVYFALMEPGDTLLGMNLSEGGHLTHGSPVNFSGRLYNVAAYGVRPDDHRIDYSALRDQAMQVQPRVIVAGASAYPRQIDFEVMGEIARESGAKLFVDMAHIAGLVATGHHPSPVPFADVVTSTTHKTLRGPRGGLILSRAEYAKAIDKQIFPGVQGGPLMHVIAAKAVAFGEALQRDFSAYSGRVIENAQALAEGLMERGFTLVSGGTDNHLVLVDLRSKGVTGKVAEKALDRAGITVNKNTVPGETESPFVTSGIRIGTPALTTRGLGPDEMRAIALLIDRVVTAPDDEAVSNTVRGEIREMCDRFPLYADWVRV
- a CDS encoding type II toxin-antitoxin system VapC family toxin yields the protein MSAVLVDSNVLLDFLLEDPAWSGWSTEALQRLEAESELVINPVIYAEVSVKFVRVEEVEEALPTWRFRRDALPWEAAFLAGKSYLAYRRRGGERRSPLPDFYIGAHASVHQMRLLTRDTRRYRSYFPWLDVISP
- a CDS encoding AbrB/MazE/SpoVT family DNA-binding domain-containing protein — encoded protein: MKIGTDGQVTIPQHMLDQIGLLPDTEVELTVMDDGVLVRKVREKPADAHLYFKQMRGRFKGGMSTDEVMALTRGEE